From the genome of Triticum aestivum cultivar Chinese Spring chromosome 3B, IWGSC CS RefSeq v2.1, whole genome shotgun sequence, one region includes:
- the LOC123067648 gene encoding uncharacterized protein, whose protein sequence is MNRKFLYMTAMNVKRSSYTLHRIKASQLFYPNGAPDSALAAVEDRSVPPPTMSFHSPRSEHRREIMEFMLFGSSRNKIVCTDERGRAVLYDDGLQAVRMLPSLKKAKWQSVPLAVGDNLLVMEAIPKNDQEKLHQSFEALMYGEWPKMFKGVDFFWHSIPPPPYVYAPGYGDDRSGVITACTVVNSSSILISTESLGTYCLDTVSGKWGKTGAWPLPFKGLAEYVPEYDLWFGVSAKGGGVLCASDLGAALAKQTPPPVFQEWEGFAAPEGTELGSHLLHLGAGRFCVAKLIMTTRPQETCCQMCCFHDTTAIVDKLVMFTGVEIHRCGRGLKVIKHKSFRYSMGPCSMAKILY, encoded by the coding sequence ATGAACCGAAAATTCCTGTACATGACGGCCATGAACGTCAAAAGGAGTTCATACACTCTGCACCGCATCAAGGCGTCACAATTGTTTTACCCCAATGGTGCACCTGACTCCGCGCTTGCGGCGGTGGAGGACCGTTCTGTGCCGCCACCAACAATGTCTTTCCACTCTCCTCGGTCCGAGCATAGACGGGAGATAAtggagttcatgctcttcggcagCAGCAGGAACAAGATCGTCTGCACAGACGAGAGAGGTCGAGCCGTCTTATATGATGACGGCCTGCAAGCTGTCCGCATGTTGCCAAGCCTCAAAAAGGCCAAGTGGCAATCAGTGCCCCTCGCCGTTGGTGACAACCTGTTGGTCATGGAGGCGATCCCTAAGAACGATCAAGAGAAGTTACATCAATCTTTCGAGGCGCTGATGTATGGCGAATGGCCTAAAATGTTCAAGGGGGTGGACTTTTTCTGGCACTCCATCCCCCCGCCGCCTTATGTCTATGCCCCTGGCTATGGTGATGACCGTTCTGGTGTGATCACCGCGTGCACTGTGGTCAATAGCTCAAGCATCTTGATATCCACAGAGAGCCTCGGCACCTACTGCTTGGACACGGTGAGCGGCAAGTGGGGCAAGACTGGTGCCTGGCCGCTGCCATTTAAAGGCCTTGCAGAATATGTTCCGGAGTACGATCTCTGGTTCGGTGTCTCGGCAAAGGGGGGTGGCGTCCTCTGCGCATCAGACCTGGGTGCTGCCTTGGCAAAGCAGACGCCGCCGCCGGTATTCCAAGAGTGGGAGGGATTCGCTGCCCCTGAGGGTACCGAGCTAGGATCGCACCTGCTGCACCTAGGTGCTGGTCGTTTCTGTGTCGCCAAGTTGATCATGACAACAAGGCCGCAAGAGACGTGCTGCCAGATGTGCTGTTTCCATGACACTACTGCCATTGTCGACAAGTTAGTGATGTTTACCGGCGTGGAGATTCATCGCTGTGGCAGAGGGCTTAAGGTGATCAAGCACAAATCGTTTCGTTATAGTATGGGGCCATGCAGCATGGCCAAGATACTTTATTAG